The Bubalus bubalis isolate 160015118507 breed Murrah chromosome 16, NDDB_SH_1, whole genome shotgun sequence genome window below encodes:
- the LOC102407445 gene encoding olfactory receptor 5AS1-like: MSKARGADRIPDEKDKKNKKILENNDTMQNEFLLVEFIDYLPLSFTLFLVFLVVYTLTVVGNVGVIILVNINSSLQTPMCYFLSNLSFLDISYSTAIPPKMLGNFLASKQSISLYGCVLQMFFFGCFANAECLILAAMAYDRYAAICNPLLYSALVSGRVCVCCIALVYFSGGVISKVHVCLTFRLPYCGSNIINHFFCDISPLLALSCTDTYINELLLFALCGFIQTSAFVVIFISYICILLTVLSIKSSGARSKTFSTCASHLIAITLFHGTLLFMYLHPSISYSLDTDKVVAVLYTVVFPMFNPVIYNFRNKDVKNALRKLLDRNWTFK; the protein is encoded by the exons atgagaaagacaagaaaaacaaGAAGATTTTGGAGAATAATGATACCATGCAGAATGAGTTCCTACTTGTTGAATTCATAGATTATctacctctcag ttttacactATTCTTGGTATTTCTTGTAGTCTATACACTAACTGTGGTGGGAAATGTAGGTGTAATAATTCTAGTTAATATCAATTCAAGCCTTCAAACCCCCATGTGTTATTTTCTCAGCAACTTGTCTTTCTTAGACATTAGCTACTCAACAGCAATCCCTCCTAAAATGCTGGGAAATTTCTTAGCATCCAAGCAAAGCATTTCCCTCTATGGTTGTGTGCTACAGATGTTTTTCTTTGGTTGTTTTGCTAATGCTGAATGCCTTATCCTGGCAgcaatggcctatgaccgctatgcaGCCATCTGCAATCCACTGCTCTATTCTGCTCTTGTGTCTGGGAGagtctgtgtctgctgcattgcgtTGGTGTACTTCAGTGGGGGTGTGATTTCAAAGGTCCATGTCTGCCTCACATTCAGGCTGCCATATTGTGGCTCCAATATCATCAACCATTTTTTCTGTGATATCTCACCTCTCCTGGCTTTATCCTGCACAGACACCTACATCAATGAGCTTCTGCTCTTTGCCTTGTGTGGCTTCATCCAGACCAGTGCTTTTGTGGTCATCTTTATCTCATACATCTGTATCCTCCTCACTGTTTTGAGCATCAAGTCCTCAGGTGCAAGAAGCAAAACGTTCTCTACCTGTGCCTCCCATCTCATAGCAATCACCTTATTCCACGGAACACTCCTGTTTATGTACTTGCATCCCAGTATCAGCTACTCCCTAGACACTGACAAAGTAGTTGCAGTGCTTTATACGGTTGTCTTTCCCATGTTTAATCCAGTAATCTACAACTTCAGAAACAAAGATGTAAAAAATGCCCTCAGAAAGCTATTGGACAGAAACTGGACTTTCAAATGA
- the LOC102396886 gene encoding olfactory receptor 8H1-like, which produces MSRRNITQVSDFILMGLTDSEEIRLVLFTLFLLIYLITVLGNVGMILIIHLDPQLHTPMYFFLSHLSFLDLSYSSVITPKTLDNLLTSSKYISYLNCFMQLYFFVFLGATECVLLSSMAYDRYAAICNPLHYPAVMSTRRCCSLIFGSYLIGFIDTSVSVPCMSRLHFCNSNEIYHFYCDGRAILPLSCTDTHDIEIIIFISAGSTLLVSLITISVSYLAILSTILKITSTSGKQKAASTCASHLLAVTTFYGTMIFTYLKPSKSYSLGKDQVASVFYTIVIPMLNPLIYSLRNKEVKSALNRVMQKRKDSKQLK; this is translated from the coding sequence ATGAGTAGAAGGAATATCACACAAGTGTCTGACTTCATCCTCATGGGACTGACAGATTCTGAAGAGATCCGGCTGGTCCTCTTCACCCTCTTTCTCCTGATATACCTGATCACTGTGCTGGGGAATGTGGGGATGATCCTGATAATCCACCTGGACCCCCAGCTTCACACacccatgtattttttccttagtCACTTGTCATTTCTTGACCTCAGTTACTCAAGTGTCATTACCCCTAAAACCTTAGACAACTTACTGACTTCCAGCAAGTATATTTCTTACCTGAACTGCTTCATGCAGttgtatttctttgtcttcttggGCGCCACTGAATGTGTTCTTCTCTCCTCCATGGCCTATGATCGCTATGCAGCCATCTGCAACCCTCTGCATTACCCAGCTGTTATGTCCACCAGACGCTGCTGCTCTCTTATCTTTGGATCCTATTTGATTGGTTTTATTGATACCTCTGTCAGTGTTCCATGCATGAGTAGATTGCATTTCTGCAACTCAAATGAAATTTATCACTTTTACTGTGATGGAAGGGCAATTTTACCCCTGTCCTGCACTGACACACATGACATCGAAATCATCATATTCATTTCTGCCGGTTCCACCCTATTGGTGTCCCTTATCACAATATCTGTGTCTTATTTGGCCATCCTGTCTACTATTCTGAAAATCACTTCCACTTCAGGGAAGCAAAAAGCCGCCTCTACTTGTGCCTCCCATCTCCTGGCGGTCACCACCTTCTATGGCACTATGATTTTCACTTACTTAAAACCAAGTAAGTCCTACTCCTTGGGAAAGGATCAAGTGGCTTCTGTTTTTTACACTATTGTCATCCCCATGCTGAATCCCCTTATATACAGTCTTAGAAACAAAGAAGTGAAAAGTGCTCTCAATAGAGTTATGCAGAAAAGAAAGGACTCCAAACAACTAAAATAA